One window of the Paenibacillus beijingensis genome contains the following:
- a CDS encoding adenosylcobinamide amidohydrolase, with amino-acid sequence MSQPFRTAAEYRSKYIEGLVLAYSEERIVLESAMPLQTLGNAVFGGGLATVNRFVNWKVPRSYRGNDPNGDAAEAVRSWGFNPKRTSVLLTAAKLSHASVEETAGDRFSLLICTTAGTSNAARAGSVRTLFPAYGYMPGTINSFIYIDGALTQAAMINALMTAVEAKAAALQDAGIKDADTGLTATGTTSDAILLGVTGSSAYGAVHAYAGTATTIGGAVAEAVYRTVLEAVMTQHER; translated from the coding sequence AGCCGTTCCGTACGGCGGCGGAATACCGGTCCAAATATATCGAAGGGCTTGTTCTCGCCTATTCCGAGGAACGGATCGTGCTGGAGTCCGCCATGCCGCTGCAAACGCTTGGAAACGCCGTGTTCGGGGGCGGGCTGGCGACAGTGAACCGGTTCGTCAACTGGAAGGTGCCCAGAAGCTACCGCGGCAACGATCCAAACGGTGACGCCGCAGAGGCGGTAAGGAGTTGGGGCTTCAATCCGAAACGAACGTCGGTGCTGCTGACGGCGGCCAAATTATCGCATGCTTCGGTGGAAGAGACGGCCGGCGACCGCTTCAGCCTGCTCATCTGCACGACCGCGGGGACAAGCAATGCGGCGCGAGCGGGCAGCGTCCGGACGCTTTTTCCCGCTTACGGCTACATGCCCGGTACGATCAATTCGTTTATTTATATCGACGGCGCCCTTACGCAAGCGGCGATGATCAATGCTCTCATGACAGCCGTCGAAGCTAAGGCGGCAGCGCTTCAGGATGCAGGAATCAAGGATGCGGATACCGGCCTGACGGCAACCGGAACGACGTCGGATGCCATCCTGCTCGGCGTAACCGGTTCGTCCGCTTACGGAGCGGTCCACGCTTATGCTGGAACGGCAACGACGATCGGCGGCGCCGTCGCGGAGGCCGTTTACCGGACGGTGCTGGAGGCGGTCATGACCCAGCATGAGCGGTAG